Proteins found in one Sporosarcina sp. FSL K6-3457 genomic segment:
- the acpS gene encoding holo-ACP synthase: MIAGIGLDIVELDRIAKLDAASPKFRLRILTSEELKIYDGLTIHRRIEFLAGRFAGKEAYAKANGTGIGVACNFTDIAILPEASGKPVLYFKENKVAGFVSITHTKTVAAAQVILLA, from the coding sequence TTGATAGCAGGAATTGGACTAGATATCGTCGAATTGGACCGTATTGCTAAATTAGATGCTGCATCACCGAAGTTTCGTTTGCGGATTTTAACTTCGGAAGAACTAAAGATTTACGATGGACTGACCATTCATCGGCGGATAGAATTTCTTGCAGGTCGTTTTGCTGGAAAAGAGGCCTACGCCAAAGCGAATGGCACTGGAATTGGCGTTGCTTGTAACTTCACGGATATAGCTATTTTACCGGAAGCGAGTGGTAAACCCGTCCTTTATTTCAAAGAAAATAAGGTTGCTGGATTTGTTTCGATTACGCACACAAAAACAGTTGCAGCAGCACAAGTAATCTTACTCGCATAA
- a CDS encoding LolA family protein encodes MRSRIVTLLLVAVMVLLAACGAPSKEDVMKKLSGKWNDTKGYELKAKMEIKTGAEPRIYDVVVWYTKPAFYRVNVSQAGSEDSQMIVRNEEGVFVVTPSLGKTYKFQSDWPAQNSQAYLIGALSDDIKADKNATMTEKDKAYIFETATRNNHKKVLPTQQIHIDKKTLLPTHVSVLDENKEEKIRITFQQITLGKERKAADYAVEIDDTNTGKEQDPTDGKKTGLPTYYPSVEWEGVTLEEEQMETTNGTRTFMTFSGSKEYIIVQEPATPATIAEHKVAVSIEGDPVDLGFTIAAMTENSIRWESAGISFFIASETLTKDEMIEVAASMQAEEMK; translated from the coding sequence ATGCGTAGCCGGATAGTTACTCTGTTGTTAGTTGCAGTTATGGTACTCCTCGCAGCATGTGGAGCACCATCGAAAGAGGATGTTATGAAAAAGCTCAGCGGCAAGTGGAACGATACGAAAGGCTATGAACTAAAGGCGAAGATGGAGATTAAGACAGGAGCAGAACCGCGTATATATGATGTTGTCGTTTGGTATACAAAGCCTGCTTTCTATCGAGTTAATGTAAGCCAAGCCGGTAGTGAGGATTCCCAGATGATTGTCCGTAATGAAGAAGGTGTATTTGTTGTCACACCGTCACTCGGTAAAACGTATAAGTTTCAAAGTGATTGGCCAGCACAAAATAGTCAGGCGTATTTAATTGGTGCGTTGTCTGATGATATTAAAGCAGACAAAAATGCGACCATGACAGAAAAGGATAAGGCTTATATCTTTGAAACCGCCACTCGGAATAATCATAAGAAAGTTTTGCCGACACAACAGATTCATATTGACAAAAAGACATTACTACCAACACATGTGTCCGTATTGGATGAAAATAAAGAAGAGAAAATCCGTATCACTTTTCAACAAATTACGCTCGGTAAGGAACGGAAGGCGGCTGACTATGCGGTAGAAATAGATGATACGAATACAGGGAAAGAGCAAGACCCGACAGATGGTAAGAAAACAGGACTCCCAACCTACTACCCATCCGTTGAGTGGGAGGGTGTTACGTTGGAAGAAGAACAAATGGAAACTACAAACGGCACAAGAACCTTCATGACGTTTAGTGGAAGTAAGGAATACATCATTGTTCAGGAGCCAGCTACACCGGCTACAATAGCAGAACATAAAGTGGCTGTATCCATTGAGGGTGATCCGGTTGACCTTGGATTTACGATTGCAGCGATGACAGAGAACTCAATCCGATGGGAAAGTGCTGGTATTTCGTTTTTCATCGCGTCTGAAACATTAACAAAAGATGAAATGATTGAAGTTGCCGCATCGATGCAAGCAGAGGAAATGAAATAA
- a CDS encoding rhomboid family intramembrane serine protease produces MFSRTENFSQYIRLYPVVTVLLALNILVALIGYIPGIGNQVYFSGMGINFLIAEGEWWRLFTPMFLHAGFSHLLFNMFSLFVFGPELEKIAGKARFLTVYLLAGIFGNIATYFLQPLDYASVGASGAIFGIFGAFGALVYYTKHILPQLRQIILPIIVIGVVMTFLQPNINVTAHITGLIVGFLIGLSYFHPKRIISWKKR; encoded by the coding sequence ATGTTTAGTCGTACAGAAAATTTTTCGCAATACATTCGCCTGTACCCTGTTGTAACGGTGTTACTTGCTTTGAACATCCTCGTTGCTTTGATAGGATATATCCCAGGTATAGGGAACCAAGTCTATTTCAGCGGCATGGGCATCAATTTTTTAATTGCTGAAGGGGAATGGTGGCGCTTATTTACACCTATGTTCTTACATGCTGGATTTTCACATCTGTTATTCAATATGTTTTCCCTATTTGTTTTTGGACCAGAGCTTGAAAAAATAGCAGGCAAAGCACGATTCCTAACCGTCTACTTACTTGCAGGTATTTTCGGCAACATCGCAACCTACTTCCTACAACCCCTTGACTATGCAAGCGTCGGGGCTAGCGGAGCTATTTTCGGGATTTTCGGAGCATTCGGAGCACTGGTTTACTACACCAAACACATTCTTCCACAGCTCAGACAAATCATTTTACCAATTATCGTAATCGGTGTCGTTATGACATTTCTTCAACCAAATATTAATGTAACAGCCCATATCACTGGGCTCATCGTCGGATTTTTGATTGGACTTAGTTATTTCCATCCCAAACGCATTATTAGTTGGAAAAAGAGATAG
- a CDS encoding PH domain-containing protein encodes MSDNRFKLHWITAIIEVLKTLKEMILPLLVLIFANGLKDLGTGKWYIDYASFIIFGVLLIVFFVTGIIKWKRFEYWFEEDELRIEYGLFVKKKRYIPFDRIQSLDYTEGILHRPLKLVKVKVETAGSSSVKKSEAELTAITKDAAKRIEMEIAEAKNRRKAIPVEEGELAEELHIEEMQEKSVFTLSAKDLLILATTSGGIGVILSGAAIFLSQFSEMIPFEWMYEEVSGFIKYGFMIVAIVVFLGFVAVWGLSVAMTFFSYYSFSVALDGQDIVITRGLLEKKRMTVPLNRVQSVRIVENPLRQLFGYAAVVIDSAGGGGAEGAKINLFPLVKKSNVNSSLKEIFPDLILIEPTNKLPARGKHFYYRIDFLWMAPVIGALIYFFFPYGLLSLLIIPAIILFGLWQHHSAAYEIARNQLTMRFRGVSLQTAFLMKKRIQSMEMKQNYFHKRKNVATLAASIKSGIGIFRAHVFHMEESEADRILSWYERSGEDKGQQE; translated from the coding sequence ATGTCTGATAATCGCTTTAAATTGCATTGGATCACGGCTATCATCGAAGTATTAAAGACGTTGAAGGAAATGATTTTGCCGCTTCTTGTTCTTATTTTTGCGAATGGGTTGAAGGATTTAGGAACAGGAAAATGGTACATAGACTATGCTAGTTTTATTATTTTTGGTGTGTTGCTCATTGTTTTTTTCGTTACAGGAATCATTAAATGGAAACGGTTTGAATATTGGTTTGAGGAAGATGAATTACGTATTGAGTATGGCTTGTTCGTTAAGAAGAAGCGCTATATCCCATTCGATCGGATTCAAAGTCTTGATTATACCGAAGGGATTTTGCATCGTCCGCTCAAGCTTGTCAAAGTGAAAGTGGAAACTGCGGGCAGCTCATCCGTTAAAAAATCAGAAGCAGAACTAACAGCTATTACGAAGGATGCTGCGAAAAGAATTGAAATGGAGATTGCGGAAGCAAAAAATAGAAGGAAGGCTATTCCGGTTGAGGAAGGTGAACTGGCAGAGGAGCTTCATATAGAAGAAATGCAAGAGAAGTCTGTCTTCACTTTGTCGGCGAAGGATCTTCTTATTCTAGCAACGACTTCCGGTGGTATTGGTGTCATTCTGTCTGGTGCGGCCATTTTTTTATCGCAGTTTTCTGAGATGATTCCATTTGAATGGATGTATGAAGAGGTTTCAGGTTTTATCAAATATGGTTTTATGATTGTAGCGATTGTTGTATTTTTAGGATTTGTTGCGGTGTGGGGATTATCCGTGGCGATGACCTTCTTTTCGTATTATAGTTTTTCCGTGGCACTTGATGGGCAGGATATTGTCATTACGCGGGGGTTGCTAGAAAAGAAACGGATGACGGTCCCGTTGAACAGAGTTCAAAGCGTTCGTATTGTTGAAAATCCGCTTAGGCAGCTGTTCGGCTATGCCGCGGTTGTTATCGATAGCGCTGGCGGTGGTGGGGCGGAAGGGGCAAAAATCAATCTATTCCCACTCGTGAAGAAATCGAATGTGAACAGTTCGTTAAAAGAAATATTTCCGGATCTAATTCTTATTGAACCGACTAACAAGCTTCCCGCCCGTGGAAAACACTTTTACTATCGTATCGATTTCTTGTGGATGGCTCCTGTGATTGGCGCTTTGATCTACTTTTTCTTCCCGTATGGACTGCTATCCTTACTCATCATTCCAGCTATCATCCTTTTCGGGCTATGGCAGCATCACTCAGCGGCCTACGAAATTGCGCGCAACCAACTGACCATGCGCTTTAGAGGGGTTAGCTTACAGACTGCATTTTTGATGAAGAAAAGAATCCAATCAATGGAAATGAAACAAAATTATTTTCACAAGCGTAAAAATGTAGCCACTTTAGCTGCGAGTATTAAATCAGGAATCGGTATCTTCCGCGCGCATGTCTTTCATATGGAAGAATCGGAAGCGGATAGGATTCTTTCTTGGTATGAAAGAAGTGGAGAAGACAAAGGACAGCAGGAGTAG